The DNA window GAAGCCCGTGCCGGCCGGTCCGCAGTCGCTGCCCTCGGTGAGTGCGACGCCGGCGTGGTCGCGGAAGAAGGCGGCGGGCGCGGCATCCAATCCCAGTCCTCGCGCGTCGAGCCAGCTGATGTAGGTGCCCTGCGGGGCCCGGTAGCCCATGCCGGGGAGCTCGGCGGCGAGCGCCTCACCGAGGAAGCGCCGGTTGCCGTCGAGGTAGTCGATCACACCGTCGAGCCAGGCGCCGCCCTCGGCGTAGGCGACGGTGTTGGCGATGACGCCGAGCGTGCTGGCGCCGTGGGAGGCCATCGGGCCGATGCGCTCCCACACGGCGGCGTCGTCGGGGTTGCTGATGATCAGCTGCGCGGTCTTGAGGCCGGGCAGGTTCCAGGCCTTCGAGGCCGAGGTCGCGGTGACCGTGTGCGCCGCCGTCGTGGGCGACACCGACGCGTAGGGCACGTGCGCGGAGCCGGCGTAGACCAGCGGCGCGTGGATCTCGTCGGAGAAGACACGGCCGCCGTGCCGCTCCACGACGAGCGACAGTGCCGTCAGCTCGTCGCGGGTGAAGACGCGACCCACCGGGTTGTAGGGGTTGCAGAGGATCATCATGCCGGCGCCGGAGGCGAAGGCGCGGTCGATGCCGTCGAGGTCGAGCGTGGAGCCGTGCTCGCCCTCGACGAGCGGCACCTGGATGATCTCGCGGCCCATCGTCAGCGGCACGGTGAGGAACGGCATGTACGACGGGGTCGGGAGGATGACGGCGGTGCCCGGCGCGCTGTAGTGCTCGATCGCGACCTCGAGACCCTTGATGACGTCGGCGATCGGGTGGATGTGGGCGGGATCGACGGTCCAGCCGTACCGGTCGCGGTGCCACGCGGCCGTGGCGGCGGACATCTCCGCGGCCAGCGCCGACGGCAGGTAGCCGAGCGCTCCCGCGTCGATGGCGGCGTGCAGCGCGGCGGTGATGGCCGGCGCCGTGCCGAAGTCCATCTCGGCCACGAAGGCGCCGATCTTGTCAGGGAAAAGCGACCACTTCATGCCGCCCCCGGCACGGAGCGCGTCGATGCCGACCGCGTCGAAGTCGAGGGTGTGCGACATGGATCCTCCTCGGTGCGCGGCGTCCGTTCCGCCGCTCCGACAGGCTATCCGTCTCCTGTGAGGGCGGCTTCGCGGCCCTGCGCGGGCGGCGCATCGGGGCGGGGGCACGCGACCGGTCAGGATCGGAGAAGCGGCGGAAGGGCTGCGGGCCTAGCGTGTGGGAGGGGCCGAACGGATCGGCCGCGACACTCGGGAGGAATGATGGCCGCCAAGGGCGCATCGGACGGACTCAGCCAGGACGAGCGCGACGCCGTCAAGCAGCGCGCGAAGGAGCTGCGCGAGCAGGAGAAGGCCGGCAAGAACCGCGAAGCGGGACTCGCCTCGGTCCGCAAGGCCATCGACGAGCTCGAGGCCGACGACAAGGTGCTGGCCGAGGGCCTGCACGCGGTGGTGACGGATGCCGCGCCCGCCCTGGTCCCGAAGACGTACTACGGCATGCCGGGCTACGCCGACGCGAACGGCAAGGTCGTCGTGTTCTTCCAGTCGTCGGCGAAGTTCAAGACGCGCTACTCCACCATCGGCTTCCAGGACAGCGCCGCGCTCGACGACGGCGACCTGTGGCCGATCGGATTCGCCGTGCGCGCCTGGACGCCGGCGGTGGAGGAGAAGATCACCGAGCTCATCACCACGGCCGTCTCGTGACGACGTCGCGTCTCGTCGTGCGGGCGGCTCGGGGTTCCGGCAGGCGGTCCGCGTGAGGGGCGTCCTGGTCACGGGCGCGGCCCGCGGCATCGGGGCCGCGGTCGCCCGGCGCTTCGCAGACGCAGGCGACCGGGTCGCCGTGCACTACGGCTCGTCGCGGGATGACGCCGAGGCGCTGGTCGCCGCGCTCCCCGGGAGCGGCCACGTCGCCCTCGGTGCCGACCTGGGTGATCCCGCCGTCTGCCGCCGGCTCGTCCAGGACGCGATCGCGGCGCTGGGATCGGTGGACGTGCTGGTCTGCAACGCCGGGGTCGCGCCGACCGCGACGAACCGGCACGTCGCCGGCGAAGCATCCGATCAGGACTGGGATGCCGCGTGGCACGAGATGACGCAGGTGAACCTCATCGGGCCGGCGGCTCTGGCGCACGCCGTCGCAGGTCACCTCATCGCCCGCGGCGCGTCGGGCGCGATCGTCAACGTCGGTTCGCGCGGCGCCTACCGCGGGGAGCCGGAGTACCCGGCCTACGGCGCGACGAAGGCGGCGCTGCACGCCATGGGGCAGTCGCTCGCCGTCTCGCTCGCGCCGCACGGCATCTCGGTGACCTCGGTCGCGCCCGGGTTCATCGCGACCGAGCGTCAGGCCGAGACGCTGTCGGGCGCCCGCGGGCAGGACATCCGCGCGCAGAGCCCGTGGGGACGCGTCGGCACGCCCGACGAGATCGCCGCCGCGGTCGAATGGCTCGCCTCGCCCGAGGCGCGCTGGTGCTCCGGCGCCGTGC is part of the Microbacterium lemovicicum genome and encodes:
- a CDS encoding MalY/PatB family protein, translated to MSHTLDFDAVGIDALRAGGGMKWSLFPDKIGAFVAEMDFGTAPAITAALHAAIDAGALGYLPSALAAEMSAATAAWHRDRYGWTVDPAHIHPIADVIKGLEVAIEHYSAPGTAVILPTPSYMPFLTVPLTMGREIIQVPLVEGEHGSTLDLDGIDRAFASGAGMMILCNPYNPVGRVFTRDELTALSLVVERHGGRVFSDEIHAPLVYAGSAHVPYASVSPTTAAHTVTATSASKAWNLPGLKTAQLIISNPDDAAVWERIGPMASHGASTLGVIANTVAYAEGGAWLDGVIDYLDGNRRFLGEALAAELPGMGYRAPQGTYISWLDARGLGLDAAPAAFFRDHAGVALTEGSDCGPAGTGFLRFVFATPRPIIARAVEQMGAAYRGRAQQRASLQQ
- a CDS encoding SDR family NAD(P)-dependent oxidoreductase; this encodes MRGVLVTGAARGIGAAVARRFADAGDRVAVHYGSSRDDAEALVAALPGSGHVALGADLGDPAVCRRLVQDAIAALGSVDVLVCNAGVAPTATNRHVAGEASDQDWDAAWHEMTQVNLIGPAALAHAVAGHLIARGASGAIVNVGSRGAYRGEPEYPAYGATKAALHAMGQSLAVSLAPHGISVTSVAPGFIATERQAETLSGARGQDIRAQSPWGRVGTPDEIAAAVEWLASPEARWCSGAVLDANGASYLR